A window of bacterium genomic DNA:
AGGCATCTCGATAGGGCGCCAACGCCATTTGAGTTTGGGGTAATCGGAAAGATGCCATTCCTTGTCGAAGCCGATTGTGACACTTATTTTATCGGCTGTAGCATGAAGGAACTTGTTGTTGTCCTCCTTATTAATCTTATAAACCTTTACCATATTAGTTTTATCTTTAGACGTCCAACCTTCGGGGAATGTATTAACAGCATCGTTTTCGAAGTCGATGCTGTGTGAAATGTCAGATGGAAATGCAGCAATAGCGCAAAAGAAAAACAGAATTAATTTTTTCATTATAAACCTCCAAATATGCTAATTTGTGAGCAATGGACATGCCAGAGGTGGAAGCTCGAAGTAAGATAATTTTGAATATCCTCGAGACCCAAAAAACAGACGACAAGATTTTCCTATTGGTTAAGGATTAGGTTCCTCCCACTCTAAAAGCATTCTACGAATCATGCCGCGCGAGTAAAAACAGGCGATCTTTGAGACGAAACATGGAAAGTCGATAATTGCCGAACGATTGGCCTTGTCCGATATCGCTCGAGTAACTACAAAAGGAATATCGTGTTCGAAACAGACTTGTGCTACTGCAGCTCCTTCCATCTCGACACATAAAAGGTCGTTAAGTTCTTGTTTTAGCTGTGAGATTATCTTATGATCGGCTACAAAATGGTCTCCGCTGGCAATCAATCCTACCTTCACTCGAGGTTTTTTTATATCGAATTGTTCGAGTATTTCGGGTTCGATTTCATTGAAGATTTCGCTTTCGACATATTTTTTGGCCGATATCTGCATTCGCTCGATAAAGACATTATTAGCGGCAAATCGAGATATTCCTAGAAGTGGAATTTCAAATTTGTTGAATGTGGGTAACGGGCTCACGTCCATATCATGCTGAATCAGTGCTGAGGAGATGACAATGTCGCCAATCTCAAGTTCGAGATCAGCTGCACCTGCAACCCCGGTGAAAACAATACCTTCGACACCGAATCTATCGATTAAAGTCGTTGCAGTCGAGGCAGAAGCGACTTTGCCCCATCTG
This region includes:
- a CDS encoding 5'-methylthioadenosine/adenosylhomocysteine nucleosidase; protein product: MHEEINLLKADLDQDNDLVIGKRHYWSGKLYGKNVVLVFSRWGKVASASTATTLIDRFGVEGIVFTGVAGAADLELEIGDIVISSALIQHDMDVSPLPTFNKFEIPLLGISRFAANNVFIERMQISAKKYVESEIFNEIEPEILEQFDIKKPRVKVGLIASGDHFVADHKIISQLKQELNDLLCVEMEGAAVAQVCFEHDIPFVVTRAISDKANRSAIIDFPCFVSKIACFYSRGMIRRMLLEWEEPNP